A stretch of Lathyrus oleraceus cultivar Zhongwan6 chromosome 6, CAAS_Psat_ZW6_1.0, whole genome shotgun sequence DNA encodes these proteins:
- the LOC127094207 gene encoding uncharacterized protein LOC127094207, which yields MGQIAQQLALSSQAQGALPSAIVPNPREHHNVSVVTTRSGKSDEVVEEVSEEEDQLIEVDLEIKENEVVREEVVAPKPVVKETVIEPKSVVKLPFPTRDKKKGQHDKNFEKFLELFKKLEINIPLLEALEQMPTYAKFMKDIISKRRTTDTNPIILTETCSAILQGMKIPIKKKDRGAVTIPCSIGDMSFNKALINLGASVSLMPLSIYKKLGIGVVQDTRMTLQFADHSVKKPYGIVKDVLVKIDNHTIEVLNQVTTNDSPLNAPPSPLERVLSLSNSDSDKEEDNGEESEEPKKGTELKQLPENLKDVFLESEGKCHATIEAVKLLDVGPIYPTFDNIKPQRKELIEGQLVLMFKSRLKPLGKLKPRWLDPFVVHKVFPHGAIEQKNPNNGDTFKVNGQRLKQYYQGHESGLIENVHSRFTVTSCSSEENG from the exons atgggtcaAATCGCTCAACAATTAGCATTgagttctcaagcacaaggtgcTCTACCTAGTGCAATTGTGCCCAATCCTAGAGAGCATCATAATGTGAGCGTTGTGACAACAAGAAGTGGTAAATCGGATGAAGTTGTCGAGGAAGTGAGTGAAGAGGAAGACCAATTGATCGAAGTGGACCTGgagatcaaagaaaatgaagttgttaGGGAAGAAGTGGTAGCACCGAAACCTGTTGTAAAAGAAACAGTCATTGAGCCTAAGTCGGTTGTTAAGCTTCCCTTCCCCACTAGAGACAAGAAAAAAGGACAACATGATAAaaactttgaaaaattcttagagttgttcaagaagctGGAGATTAACATTCCTTTGTTGGaggcacttgaacaaatgcctacttatgccaagttcatgaaggatatcATTTCAAAGAGGCGTACCACCGACACTAACCCAATTATTCTaaccgaaacttgtagtgctattttacagggtatgaagattccgaTAAAGAAGAAAGATCGAGGAGCTGTCACCATCCCATGTAGTATTGGAGATATGTCATTCAACAAAGCTCTTATTAATCtgggagctagtgtgagtctcaTGCCGTTATCCATTTATAAGAAGCTTGGTATAGGGGTTGTGCAAGATACCAGGATGACACTCCAATTCGCCGATCATTCGGTCAAGAAACCGTATGGCATTGTTAAagatgttctggtgaagattgataa TCACACTATAGAGGTTCTGAATCAGGTGACGACCAATGATAGCCCTTTGAATGCACCACCGTCacctttggaaagagtgttgagtTTATCCAATTCCGACAGTGATAAAGAAGAGGATAACGG TGAGGAGAGTGAAGAGCCAAAGAAAGGAACGGAGTTGAAACAACTTCCGGAGAACCTCAAAGATGTGTTTTTAGAGTCTGAAGGAAAATGTCATGCAACTATAGAGGCAGTGAAATTGTTGGATGTAGGGCCTATATATCCTACTTTTGACAATATCAAGCCACAAAGAAAAGAGTTAATTGAAGGACAACTAGTGCTCATGTTCAAATCCAGATTAAAGCCTCTAGGAAAGTTGAAACCCAGGTGGTTGGATCCGTTTGTGGTTCACAAAGTGTTTCCCCATGGAGCTATCGAACAGAAAAATCCAAATAATGGGGATACCTTCAAGGTAAATGGACAACGATTGAAGCAATACTATCAGGGACATGAAAGTGGTCTGATTGAGAAT GTTCATTCTAGGTTCACAGTTACATCATGCAGTTCAGAAGAGAATGGTTGA